DNA sequence from the Halorussus limi genome:
CCCGCCCGACTTCATGCGGGTCTCGCCGCCGACCAGCGCGCCGAAGACTTTCGCGTGAGTCGTGACCGCCACGCTTCCCTGCACGCTCGGACTGTCGGGCGCGTAGAGCATCCCGACGAACCGCGAGTCCGAGAACTCGGCCTCGACGCCCGGCGGGCCGTACACTCGGAAACTCCCCGACTTCTGGCCGGGAATCCGAACTTCGCCACCGCCGACGACCTCGAACTTCGTCGCGTCCATGTAGACGTTCGTCCGGCCGCCGCTCGGGTTCTCGACACGGATGGTACCGCCATCGACCGAGATGGGTCCGGAGACCGCGAGCGCGACGTTCCCGTCAGAGAGGTTGACGACGAGTTCCTCGCCGTTGTCGATGTCTATCTCTTCGAGGTAGTACTTCCCGGCGGTCAGTTCGCAGGTCGAGGAACACCCGACGAGGCGACCGTTCGAGATGGCTCCGGTCGCGCCGTTGTCGTTGCTGTCGTGGATGCTGTCGTTGCGCGCCGTGACCATCGGGCCGACCGGGTCGATGTCGGCGACCGACCCGTTGTTGGCCACCCACCCGGTGACGGTCGCCTGTCCCGAGAGGCTGAAGCTCCCGCCGTAGGAGACGTTGCCCTCGACGCGGGTCTTCGAACTCTTGATCTCCACGACGCCGCCGCCCGAGACGAGGTTGCCCCGGATTTCGGCGTCTCCGCTCATCGACACGCCGCCGACGGTCTCGATGGTGCCCGACTGATTTTTGCTCTCGGTATAGGGGCCTACCGAGGAGTTGTAGCTGTCCGTGAACGTCTCTTCCCCGCCGCCGCCGTGGATGTTCAGTTTCTTAGAGGAAGTCGAGGCCACTCCCTGCTTCACTTTGGGGACGTTCGGCGGCGTGATTAGCCGGAGGGTGACACTCCTATTGTCGTGGTCGAACTTGACTTCGCCACCGGTTCGCTGTTCGAAGAACCGCCCCCACGCCCGGTAGTACTCGCTCTGGACCGTGAGGTTGACCTCGGCCCGAGTGAGAGGGTTGGACATACCGTTAGTCGGGCGCGGATACTTGGGGTCGCCGGTCCCGTTCTTCCGGACGACCGCAGTGCCGTCGAGGGGTCCGCGACCCGAGACGGCCACCAGCGGTAGCGTCAGCGTCGTGTCCCGGTAGTGGACTTCGGGCGGCGATACCATCGTCGTGCCGTTGCCCGTGCGCTTCCAGACGCCGCCGCCCTGATACGCGATGGCGGTGTCGGCGTTCCGGTAAGTCACCGCGCCGAGGCTCTGGTTCATCACCGTGCGCTCGGGTTCGTTCACGTCCATCGGATTCACCCGCACCCGCATCCACCCGCTCCGGTTCTCGACGGAGACGCTATCGACGCCGAGCGACGTTCGCTGGACTGGCGACGCCCCGATGCCGACCAGACTCGCCTTCGAGTCGAGTTGGGTCATCGCGTTCTCGGCGCTGTCTATCTCCGAGGCCCGCTTGGAGTCGTCGAGCGCCGACGACCCGAACGCGACGATGAGACCCGTGCCGACGATGGTGATGCCCAGCAGGAGGACGACGCCCAGAACCTCCGACTGGGCCCGCGTTCCCGCCGCTCGGTCGCGCGTTCCCGCCGCTCGGTCGCGCGTTCCCGCCGCCCGTTCTCGCACACTCGTCCGTCGGCCGTCCGTTCTCCTCGCTCCCGTCCCCCCGAACTCTGAACTCCGCCGACCGGTCATACCCGCCCAATCGAACCACGGGTTTATAAACTAACCCGCCACCTCTCGGGAAAAATTCACTAGCGAACTGATGCGACCGGCGGCGTTCGGGCCAATCGCGCCGCGTCGCTTCCGCGGCGCGTAATCGGGACGGCGGGCGGTCACGAATCTCGGAATCGCCGGCGAACAGTCGAGGTTGGCGAGACGCCCTTCGCCGTCGTATCGGGTTCTCGATGCGTCTCCCGGCAGTTTTACTCACCGGAAAGTCTTTGTACGGCCCACTCTGATAACGGGTAGCAACCAAAATGAGTATGTCGAGAAAGAACATCGACCCCGTGGAAATCGAATCTACCGAGGAAAACGGCGCCTCCAACTCTACCTACGTCTTCGACATCAGCCAGCACATGCTCGACGGGGAGGTGTGTACGGGCGTCGCCCTCGCGCTCTCGGAGGTGGTCGAACGCGACCCCGCGAAGATGACGCCGCTGAGTTCCGTCGTGGACTGCGACGCGCTTCAGTTGTTCTTCCGGACGCGCCGGTACGGCGACCTCCGCGACGACGTCTCGGTGTCGTTCCCCTACGACGTGTACGAGGTCACTGTCCATTCGAGCGGTCGCGTCGTCGTGCAGGGGTAGCCGCGGGGGTTCAGGTTCGATTCGGCTTCGATTGCGGTCGAGTAC
Encoded proteins:
- a CDS encoding DUF7289 family protein, with protein sequence MRERAAGTRDRAAGTRDRAAGTRAQSEVLGVVLLLGITIVGTGLIVAFGSSALDDSKRASEIDSAENAMTQLDSKASLVGIGASPVQRTSLGVDSVSVENRSGWMRVRVNPMDVNEPERTVMNQSLGAVTYRNADTAIAYQGGGVWKRTGNGTTMVSPPEVHYRDTTLTLPLVAVSGRGPLDGTAVVRKNGTGDPKYPRPTNGMSNPLTRAEVNLTVQSEYYRAWGRFFEQRTGGEVKFDHDNRSVTLRLITPPNVPKVKQGVASTSSKKLNIHGGGGEETFTDSYNSSVGPYTESKNQSGTIETVGGVSMSGDAEIRGNLVSGGGVVEIKSSKTRVEGNVSYGGSFSLSGQATVTGWVANNGSVADIDPVGPMVTARNDSIHDSNDNGATGAISNGRLVGCSSTCELTAGKYYLEEIDIDNGEELVVNLSDGNVALAVSGPISVDGGTIRVENPSGGRTNVYMDATKFEVVGGGEVRIPGQKSGSFRVYGPPGVEAEFSDSRFVGMLYAPDSPSVQGSVAVTTHAKVFGALVGGETRMKSGGTVHYDAALARSTTLPQNYQTAPRVTYMHVTVNRVNVTSV
- a CDS encoding HalOD1 output domain-containing protein is translated as MSMSRKNIDPVEIESTEENGASNSTYVFDISQHMLDGEVCTGVALALSEVVERDPAKMTPLSSVVDCDALQLFFRTRRYGDLRDDVSVSFPYDVYEVTVHSSGRVVVQG